A genomic region of Garra rufa unplaced genomic scaffold, GarRuf1.0 hap1_unplaced_872, whole genome shotgun sequence contains the following coding sequences:
- the LOC141317390 gene encoding uncharacterized protein, which yields MTWKIHSLQLKFNTFLNINTFFFLNLSLDSRDREDDLRIVLLGKTGVGKSSTGNTILGREVFTADICQTSVTEECQKETAEINGRHITVIDTPGLFDTDLTNEEIQREMSNCISMSLPGPHVFLLMIPLGRFTQEEAKSVQIIQETFGENSLKYTMVLFTRGDFLKNKTIEEFLGKPGSPLNQLIESCGNRFHVFNNEETGDRTQVTDLLQKIDNMVKANGGSYYSCKMFREMEREKQEKQTKILMEKVEKLNREKEELMNKHEEEKKKMKMIMEEEIQNSDKERKRREEQFREREELYKREIREREKQERKIREELKREQEEWEKQKQQERQRREEEEEKWRKKEQEMQNEYNQKFIQERERMERKEENLQSKHEEVMKKMKTMMDEERQNSDKERKRREEELKEREEQYKKEIKEREEQERKIQEELKRELEECEKQKQQERQRREEEEEKWRKKEQEMQNEYNQKFIQERERMERENNNLQSKHEEEMKKMKTMMDEERQNHDKERKRREEELKEREEQYKKEIKEREEQERKIQEELKRELEECEKQKQQERQRREEEEEKWRKKEQE from the coding sequence ATGACCTGGAAAATTCACAGTCTTCAATTGAAattcaatacatttttaaatattaatacttttttttttttaaatctatcttTAGATTCAAGAGACAGAGAAGATGATCTGAGGATTGTGCTGCTGGGAAAAACTGGAGTTGGGAAAAGTTCAACTGGAAACACCATCTTAGGAAGAGAAGTGTTTACAGCAGACATTTGTCAAACATCTGTTACTGAAGAGTGTCAGAAAGAGACAGCTGAAATCAACGGCAGACACATTACTGTGATCGACACTCCAGGACTGTTTGATACTGATCTGACTAATGAGGAGATCCAGAGAGAAATGAGTAACTGCATCTCTATGAGTCTGCCTGGACCACATGTGTTTCTCTTAATGATTCCTCTGGGACGATTCACTCAAGAAGAAGCAAAATCAGTGCAGATCATCCAAGAGACATTTGGTGAAAACTCTTTAAAGTACACCATGGTGCTCTTCACCAGAGGAGACTTTCTAAAGAACAAAACTATTGAAGAGTTTCTAGGAAAACCTGGATCACCATTAAATCAGCTGATTGAATCATGTGGAAACAGATTCCATGTGTTCAATAATGAAGAGACTGGAGACCGAACACAGGTGACTGATCTACTGCAGAAGATAGACAACATGGTGAAAGCAAACGGAGGAAGTTACTACTCATGTAAGATGTtcagagagatggagagagaaaaaCAAGAGAAACAGACGAAGATACTGATGGAGAAAGTGGAGAAACTGAACAGAGAAAAAGAAGAACTAATGAACAAACATGAAGAAGAGAAAAAGAAGATGAAGATGATTATGGAAGAAGAAATACAGAATAGTgataaagagagaaagagaagagaagaacaatttagagaaagaGAAGAACTATATAAAAGAGAGAttagagaaagagagaaacaaGAGAGAAAGATACGAGAGGAACTGAAGAGAGAACAAGAGGAATGGGAGAAACAGAAACAACAGGAAAGACaaagaagagaagaagaggaggagaaaTGGAGAAAGAAAGAACAGGAAATGCAGAATGAATATAATCAAAAATTCatacaagagagagagagaatggaaagaaaggaagaaaatcTTCAATCCAAACATGAAGAAGTGATGAAGAAAATGAAGACAATGATGGATGAGGAAAGACAGAATAGTgataaagagagaaagagaagagaagaggaattgaaagagagagaagaacaatacaaaaaagaaattaaagaaaGAGAGGAACAAGAGAGAAAGATACAAGAAGAACTGAAGAGAGAATTAGAGGAATGTGAGAAACAGAAACAACAGGAAAGACaaagaagagaagaagaggaggagaaaTGGAGAAAGAAAGAACAGGAAATGCAGAATGAATATAATCAAAAATTCATacaagagagagaaagaatgGAAAGAGAGAATAACAATCTTCAATCTAAACATGAAGAAGAGATGAAGAAAATGAAGACAATGATGGATGAGGAAAGACAGAATCATgataaagagagaaagagaagagaagaggaattgaaagagagagaagaacaatacaaaaaagaaattaaagaaaGAGAGGAACAAGAGAGAAAGATACAAGAAGAACTGAAGAGAGAATTAGAGGAATGTGAGAAACAGAAACAACAGGAAAGACaaagaagagaagaagaggaggagaaaTGGAGAAAGAAAGAACAGGAAAT